Below is a genomic region from Polluticoccus soli.
TTGTTGAACTGGAACGGAACGTTTACGCAAACGTAAGGTATCGGCTTGTTGGAGAAATAAGGTGATGAGTTGCCCTGGAAACTACCAGTGTTGTCAAATGTTGTCTCTGTATAAAAATAAAGACCGGTAGAACCAGCGAGGTTGTTACTCGGGTTCCGGTTACCTATAAATGTATAGAACGTCCAGTAGTTACACTGGAATGGGAGCGTAACATCGGCATAATACCACCACTCGTGGTAACCCGGGATGGAGCTCGACGTGTTGGTACAGTTGGTTGGGTACAACGACGGAGAGCAACCCAGAGCTACGGGAGAACCGTTAGGAACGCCCGGAGGGATAACGCCCGGGTATACGGCCATGGTAGTTTGGTATACCGTTGAGTTACAACTGTTTTTGTAACACAGCGGCTGCGACGTAGGTGCACCGGCACCTGTACAGTCGCGATAAAACTTGAAGAAAACGCGGTAAGTAGAGTCACTTATCCACTCGTAAATGATCTCACCACCGGCCGCGTGCGAAGCCTTCACTTCTGTAGGCTTGGCCGCGAACAACAATAAGACCAATAGTGTTAATAGGTACGAACTGTTTTTTCTCATTTTTAGGTAATTTTTTATACGGACCAACAATATAAGGCGAATATTCTTAAACTTTAAAACTCTTTAACTGAATGAGCCAGATTCATTTAGATTGAAAAAAATATCAATTGTTAAAATTGAACCGTTGCCCAAACGAAAGACGGCAAGCTGGGCGTTAACGTTGGGATGTATTCCATAATTTCTTCACAAATTCTGTTAAATCGTTCATATTCAATTCTTTCATACACTTAAAATGTCCTTTGGGGCATTTATTATAGCCCAACTTGCTGCACGGATGACAACTTAACCCTTTGTTTTCCAATATAATGGAATTGGGAGAAACGGTTGTATTTAAATTATTATATCCATAATAGGGAAACATGCCCATCTCCGGCGAGGTATTACCCCACAAGGAAATAACAGGCTTGTTGAATGCCGCGGCCACATGCATCAGGCCGGTGTCGTTACTTACTATCACCTTAGCTTTTTCTACTATATAGGCAGATTCATTCAGGTTGAACTTCCCACAGGAGTTATACACCTTTATATTGTTACCCTCCGCTATTTGCTGACCTTCCTCCCTGTCTTCGGGACCACCCAGCAGTATTACCGGGTAAGGAACCTTTGAGATAAACTCCCTCCATTTCTCAACCGGCAGTTTCTTGGTGTTATATGACCCACCGATAACACAGGCAACATAGCCGGCCCAATGGCTCATCGGGAGGTCAGAGTTTTTCAGGACAGCATTCTTTGGAACGAAATAATCCAGGCCCTGCCCGTCGTTTTTAATGCCCAGTGGCCTGATGCACTCAAAATAACGGTCTACTATGCTCTTGTCGGGCATAGTATCCATTTTAAAGTTAACCAGCAGCCATTTACGGATATTGAGCTTATCGAAAGTATATGACTTGGTTTTCAACGCTTTCTTCACGCGCGCACTCCTGATATTACGGTGCAGGTCGATCACCACATCAAATTTTTCCTTTTTCAGATCTTCAATAACAGCTGGCAGGTCCTCGTTCATATAGTGCGCCTTATCGATATACGGATTGTACGCTACTATAGACCTGAAAGATTCTTTGGTAAGAAAATGCACCTCTGCTCCCGGTTTCTGTTGCTTAATGCAACGTACTATGGGAGTAGTCAATACAATATCACCAATGGAAGAAAAACGGATAACAAGGACCTTCATGAGCCGCCAACCTACAAAAACAGAATCAAAAATTGAAAGTTATCTAAGAGTTTACGGCGCATATTCTAATACACACCAGGTCTTTTCATCAGCCACACCTAGCTCTTGTTTGGCCCCGGCGCTGATGCCGATGATGCTGTTATGGTATTGCTTGGTGCCAGGAATGACACTGAGCACTTTTACATAAATGGTCTTTTCTGTACCCGGGTTGTACACCTTTATAATAGTGCCTTTGGGAGCAGTATTGTGAAAGGCATAATACAGGTTGGTGCCTTTTATCTTGCTTCCGTTGCCGAAGAACACAGCACCACCTTTTTCTTCGGTGATCTTAGTGCCGCTATGGGTTTGCTCCATAAACAGCTTTTCCTCGGGACTAAGCGTATCAATCGGAGCAGCCTTTTTTATGATAATTATGGTATCGGCAGATTTCTTTTTAGAAATGAGACCGGCAGTCCTTTGCTGGGCCAAAGCCGGCAGGATCAAACAAGCACACAGAATACTAAACAACAGCCTAAACATGACAATTGGGGATTAAATGAAGGTACTAATTTCTCCCTAGTCCGTATCGTTAATATCCATTCTGATGCGCCAGTGTTTCGGTAAATAATTGTTAAACCTGTTACCTAATGCCTTGACCCATCCTAAGCCCAGTCCTTTATATGTAACAAGATACCATCCTTTATCCACCTGCGGTAGCTCAGCGTCTTCTTTTTTAAGAAATTTTAATGCCTGTTCTTTCGAGACCTCCAGCGTGGCGATGGAACTGCTGCGATCGATGCTCAAGGCAATATCGTGAGCAGGCAGCCATTCTTTCGCGGTTGGTGAGCCTATAGGCAAGCCCGTTCTGCGCAGATATACATACTTACTTAGCAGGTGCATATCAGCTTCGTGCTCCGAACGAATAGCACTATACTCTTCTCCGGTTGGAACACATAACCAGTCTGCGAAGTTGAGTACATGCGCCGCTTGCAGATGCGCCTTTTTATCGTGTGTTGATTTGTATTTCGTGTAGGCGATCGTCTTTTCAGCCTCCTTTTTGCGCAATGCTGCAATAAAGAACCCTTCGCCTTTTACGCGGTGCGGGAAGAACCTATAGCCGAACATGCCTTTAGCAGTTGTCACTTGCACTATCCCCCACTCTTCGTTTACCGGCACGGGCAAACTTTCCACTTCAAATTCGGTGGCCAGCCAGTCGAGTATCTCTTCATCTTCCTGCTGCGAATAGGAGCAGGTGGCATAGATAAGAATACCGTCTTCCTTCAGGGCAGGCCAAACATCGGCCAGTATGCGTTGCTGGCGTTGACTGCAGAGAAGTACGTTAGACTCACTCCACTCATTCAGTGCAGCAGCATCTTTCCTGAACAAGCCAGAACCGCTACATGGTGCATCGGTTACTATCAGGTCGAAATAACCAGTCAGCTTACCAAAGTCTTTGGGATCGTTGCTGGTCACCCAGGTATTCATATACCCCCAGCGGGATATGTTCTCTTCCAGTATAGATGCACGCGTGCGGATAACCTCGTTGCAGACAAGCAGGCTGTCTGGCTCCAGCAGCGAAGCCACCAGCGTGCTCTTGCCGCCGGGCGCTCCACACAGATCCAACGCGCGCAGGCCGCTACGTTCCGGCAACAGTTGCCTGATCATATGATCGAGGAACATGGACGATGCTTCCTGCACATAGTATGCACCTGCATGATACAATGGATCGAGCGTGAACACCGGACGAGCGTCCAGGTAACGACCTGTTTCGCACCACGGCACTGGTGTATTATCAGCAAATACGCCTGCCCCTTTTACAGGATGCAGGCGTACAGACACGGCCGCAGGCTGCCGGTGCGCTGCTTCAAAATTTTCCCTGTCAAAACCTTTTACGGTTTCCAGTTCGCGAAGCAGTTGTTCCGGTAATGCGGCCAATATCGTGGATTGAATTACAGTTTAAAAGGCACGCCAACATAGTTGTGCGGCGTGATCGATTTCAGTTCTTTCTTCACTTTAGCCGATACCTTGAGGGTATTGATAAAGTTGTGGATGTCTTCTTTATTGATGCCTGACTTACCGCGTGTCAACGCTTTCAGCGCCTCGTACGGCTGCGGGTAATTCTCGCGACGCAATACTGTTTGGATAGCTTCCGCTACCACAGCCCAGTTGGCATCGAGATCCTGCTTCATCTTGTCTTTGTTCAGCAGTAGCTTATTTAGACCTTTCTCCAGCGAGCGCAGTGCCAGGAAGCTATGCGCCATAGGTACACCTACGTTACGCAGCACAGTGCTATCTGTCAGGTCACGCTGCAGGCGGCTGATAGGCAGCTTGGCAGCAAGGTGTTCATAGATAGCATTGGCAATACCAAAGTTACCTTCAGCATTTTCAAAGTCTATCGGGTTCACCTTATGCGGCATAGCAGATGATCCTACTTCGCCCTCTTTTACTTTCTGCTTGAAGTAGTCCATGGAGATATAGCTCCATATATCACGGCTAAGGTCTATCAATATGGTGTTTATCCGCTTCAGCGCATCGAATTGTGCAGCCAGGTTATCGTAGTGCTCTATCTGGGTGGTGTACTGCATACGTTCCAGTCCCAGTTTATTATTCACGAAGTCGTTACCGAATCTTACCCAATCCCTATCAGGGAAGGTAACATAGTGTGCATTGAAGTTACCGGTTGCACCGCCGAACTTAGCCGCGAATGGCACATGAGACAGTTGTTGTATCTGTCCTTCCAGGCGCTCTACAAACACCATCCACTCTTTACCCAGTGTGGTAGGCGAAGCAGGCTGACCGTGCGTGCGGGCCAGCATCGGTATGCCTTCCCAGCTTTTAGACATTTTGCGCAGCGACAGTACTACGTTCTGCAACATAGGCAGGAACTGCTCTTCCAGCGCCTCTTTCCAAGACAAAGGAACCGAAGTGTTGTTCACGTCCTGCGAGGTCAGGCCAAAGTGCACCCATTCAACGGCATCGCCGGCGCCCAGGGCTTTCAGTTTCTCTTTCAGGAAGTATTCCACCGCTTTCACGTCGTGGTTGGTGGTGCGTTCTATGGTTTTTATCTGTTGCGCATCAGCTTCAGTGAAGTCCTGGTAGATGGTACGCAGCTTGGCAGGCTTTGCAGCCGCAGGCAGCTTGAATATCTTCTTTTCGGCAAGGAACAGGAAGTATTCTACTTCTACCCTTACGCGGTAGCGTATCAATCCGAACTCTGAGAAATAAGGAGCCAGTGCCGCAAGTTGCGAGCGGTAACGCCCGTCGACAGGGCTGATGGCTGTAAGCGCTGATAATTCCATGGCGCAAAAGTACAGTATGAGCCTGACAGTATAAAGCGGGGCCTCACTTTAGCTTTCTGGCTGATAACCATTAACTTTACAAATGTGAGCAAACCCGCATCCAGCAAGCGTATCTACGGCCTCGACATATTGCGGGCAGCTGCTATACTTTTCGTCATGCAGTCGCATAGCCTCACTTACCTGGAACCCATTTTCAACGTTCATTATTACTGGCTGTTCATACTCGACGGGGTAAGCATATTCTTCGTGCTGAGTGGTTTCCTTATTGGCGGCATCCTCATAAAAACCATCGACAATAACGAGGCCAGCCCCGGCAACCTGTGGCAATTCTGGATACGGCGATGGTTTCGCACCCTGCCCAACTATTTCCTGATCTTACTAATGCTGCTACCGGCGTATAGATATGCCTTTGGGCAGTTCCCCGATAAAGCACTTCAATTTTTCAGCTTCACCCAAAACTTTGCTTCACCGCATCCTGATTTCTTTGGCGAGGCGTGGAGCCTTTCGGTAGAAGAATGGTTTTACCTTTTAGTACCCGCCGGCCTATTCCTGCTGACCGCATTAGCCAAAGCCCCCAAACGACTGACAATCCTTTCTTGGATATGCTTTGTGCTGGTTTCCATCACCTGCTACAGGCTTTATACAAACCTGGCGCATCCAGAGTATTTCGCCAATCATACCTGGGACCGTTACATCCGAAAAACAGTATTGACGCGCATGGACAGCATTATGTTTGGCGTGCTGGGAGCGTACCTATGCTATTACTTCCCTAAGCTTTGGAATGCAAGGAAGAACGCACTGTTCATTGCAGGCATACTTCTGCTATTCGGTGCAAGGATCATGGGAACCTTATCTGATTTTTACTATCAGCACTTCGACCTTTCGGTTCAGGCGATAGGCGTGCTGCTATTGCTGCCAAAACTCCGTTCCATATCAACTGGCAAAGGCCCGGCGTTCCGGTTCCTTAGCTTTATCAGCGTCATTTCGTATTCTATGTACCTGCTCAATTTCACCATTGTGCAAAAGGTATTGATAGCTGGTATATTGAAGGTAACAGGCGCCAATATGCAATCCAGCGTTGCCGCCTGCCTGCTTGCATACACCCTTTTCTGGTCATTGACCATTGGGCTTGCATACTTGCTGTACAGGTTTTATGAGCGACCGATGATGAACCTGCGTGAACGTTTTGCAAGCAAGACAGAAGAACCCATGCCGCCCGCAGACGCTATACCGCGGCTATAGCTGCTCTTCGTTAAAAAATTTCAGACTACCTTTCGGGCATGAAAATCTGCGTGCATTTCGCCTTACTTCTGTTCCTGTGTGCTTTTGCCCCTTCGATCCATGCCCAGGTATTCATTGCTGGCCCCATGGCAGGACATGTTAGCCGCAACACCGCCAACATATGGATAGAAGCAGCCGAAGACGTTTCCAAAATGCAGATAGCCTATTGGCCTGCCAGCGACTCGCTGCAGCGTAAAAGCTTTGACTATTACGGCGAACTCAGCAAACGCTTCAATACTGCGGTATTCACCATCAATGAACTCAATCCCGCGACCACTTACTATTACGAGATCACAGCATCAGGCTCCGCACACAATGGTGCCATCAGGAACAGCTTTACCACGCAACCAGAACGGGAAGTAGTTGATTTCTCATTTCTTACAGGCTCTTGCGCTGCCAACGTCTTAGATACATCCATCTTCACATCGATGGCCAACACGCCTGCTGATTTCATGGTGTGGCTTGGCGACAACTGGTACTTACCTAATAAAATACCGCGTAGCGAGATACTTTGGCAGGGCGCGTACCATGTGCGCAGCATGCCCATCCTGCAGCCGCTATTCAGGGCCATGCCGCACTATGCCACATGGGATGACCACGACTACGGACCTAATGATTCTGACAAAGACTTTCCTTTGAAAGAAGATGCACGCCGCGCCTTCATCGACTATTGGGCCAATCCTTCTTATGGCCAGGATGACAGGGGCATTTACACCAGCTTTACCTATGGCGACGTTAAGTTCATTATGCTGGACGACCGCTGGTGGCGCAGCAGCGACAAGGAGCCCGCTATGATAGACGGCAACAAAAACAAAAGCAAGCTGATGTTTGGCAAAGAGCAAATGGACTGGCTGAAGAAAGAGCTTAAAAGTAGCGATGCCACTTTCAACATCATCGTATCAGGCAGCCAGATGCTGAACGAATACACCAAGTACGATTGTTTCTACCAGTTCCCTGAGGAGTACGACGAGTTGATGAACTATATTGAAAAGAAGAAGATAGAGGGCGTCATCTTCTTCACCGGCGACCGCCATCATTCAGAGATCATTCGTGTCAATAGGCGCAGGCACTACCCACTGTACGATGTTACCGTATCACCATTCACCTCCAATGTTCATAAAGTGGATAAAGAGCTAAACAATCCTTTGCGCGTACCGGGCACACTTGTCGACCAAAAGCAAAACTATGCGAGAGTGTCCGTATCAGGCAAGGCGGGCTCAAGAAAGTTACGCGTTGAATACCTGGGATTAAAAGGCGAGAAGCTGGCCGAATGGCAGGTGAGTGAGAAAGAGCTGGAATATCTCTGGTAACAACTGTGTTTTGAATTGAAGTACATTTTTCCAACATTTGTACTCACGCCAAAACACATACACATTGAAAACAACTTCTTTCGCGGCCTGCCTGCTGATGGCATCGGCTACCGCTACTGCACAATCTACCGGGGACTATCTCAACTCCATACGTAATAACTCAGCTGCACTCACGGCTTTCTTTTCGGCTATGCCAAAAGGCGGTGATCTGCACCACCACTACACAGGCTCTGTATATGCCGAGACCTACATCAACCGTGTGGTGACCAACAACTACTTCATCAACAAAGCCACCAACGTAGTGCGAAAGGACAGTGCCAAAGGTTATGTGCGCTTTTCTACCTTGGGCGATTCGCTGGGATACTACAAACAGCAGCTGGTACAGAAATGGTCGGTGAAGGATTACAACGGCGTCAGCTACCCCTCCGACTTGCAGTTCTTTGAAACCTTTGGCGGCTTCGGTGTTACCAGCGGCGACAGCCTGAAGGCAGGCTTGCTGGAACTGAAGAACAGGGCTATCAAAGAGAACGTGAGCTATATCGAAACAATGTTCACCAGCATACCTTGTAATATAGACCTTGGGCCTGTGAACAAGTACCAGGCTTTGCTGAGAACCGCACAAACAAACCGGGATGAAGCCACGGCTCAGAAACTACTTGGTGAACTATATACCTGGCTGCAGACCCGCAATATCAAAGGCTGCGCCAGCTCCTATAACAAACAAGTAGCCCAACTGCATGAAGATGCCAAAATAGACGACGCCCAATTCACCATGCGCTACCAAAACTATGTGACGCGCGTGGTGCCGCCGCTCGTTGTGTTCAAGAGCCTTGCTGTGGCCTTTGAGTCGGCCAATAGCAGTCCGCTGATGGTGGGCGTGAACATCGTTGCACCTGAGAACAACGAAACATCGATGGCGGACTACTGGCTGCATATGCAGATGTACAAGTTCCTGCACAATGAATATCCGGGCGTGGAGTACTCTATGCACGCCGGTGAGCTGGTACTGGGCATGGTACAACCTGAAGAACTGACCTGGCATATAAACGACGCCGTGTACGTAGCCGGCGCCACACGCATAGGCCATGGGGTTGACATACCTTACGAGTACAAGAGCCACGACCTGCTGCGCTATATGGCAAAGAACAAGATTGCCGTCGAGATCAACCTGGCGAGCAACGAGTTCATACTAAAAGTGAAGAACGACAGGCACCCGATCAGCCTTTACGAGCAGTTCCATGTACCCATAGTTATCAGCACCGACGATGCTGGCGTACTGCGTACCAACCTGGCAGAACAATACGTGCTGCTGGCCAAGCGCTACCCAGACATCAGCTACAAGGACATCAAGCGTTACGTGTTCAACAGCATCAAGTACTCGTTCATTGAAGAAGAGGAAGTTAAGGAGAAACTCAAGGCCGACCTGGAGCAGCGGTTTACTGAGTTTGAGTCGGGCATTGATGCCCTGCAGTAAGCGACAGTACTACTGCCTATTGAGCGAGCGAAGTCATTCATTCTCAACAGCTGGTGAAACAATAATTTCCACCAACTGAGCCATGCATTACACTTTAGCAAAATACAAATGATGTAAAAGAGCGATTAAAAATCTAATTTTGTGGCCTTAGACCAGATACAATCCCGGTTCGGAAAGCATGGCATTATTAGGTAACATCATCGCCCGTTCATTACAGATCCGCAAACAGTTCAAGCTGCCAGTGGCAACGCCCGGTGCCTACCAGAGGCACACGTTACGCCAGTTGCTGGAGCGCGGTCAGTACACCAAGTTCGGCAAGTTCTATGGGTTCGACCAGATACTGAGCAAGGAGGTAGATTTCACTACTGCCTTCCGCGAAAGGGTACCGGTGCATACCTATAATGAGATGTTTGCCCAATGGTGGCACCGCTGCCTGAAGGGCGAAGAGAACGTGACCTGGCCGGGCAAGGTAAAGTACTTTGCGCTTAGCTCCGGTACTTCCGAGAGCGCAAGCAAGCACATACCCGTTACCGGCGACATGATCAAGTCCATCAAGAAGGTTGGCTTCAAACAGCTCTATAGCCTGCTGGACTTCAAAGTTCCTTCCAAGGTATTCAGCACAGGTGTGCTGATGCTGGGTGGTACTACCTCTCTGTACGAGAAGGGCGGCTACTTCGAAGGCGACATGAGCGGTATCAGCGCCAAGAACATGCCGAAATGGATCTCTAACTTCTTCTACAAGCCGGGCCAGAAGATATCTAAACGCCCCAAGTGGGAAGACCGCATCAAGCTGATAGTGCGCAAGGCACCTCAGTGGGACGTGGCCACCGTGTGCGGCGTGCCTGCCTGGGTGCAGATAGTGCTGGAGCAGGTAATAGAATACCATGGCGTTAAGAACATTCACGAGATATGGCCCAACCTGAGTGTGTACATACACGGCGGCGTATCGTTCGAGCCTTATAAAGAGAGCTTCAAAAAGCTGCTGGGCAGAGATATAACTTATATCGAGACCTATATGGCCAGCGAGGGTTCATTTGGCTTTAAAGCTAAGCCCGACGGCAGCGGCATCAAGCTGGTATTGAACGCGGGTATCTTCTTCGAGTTCGTGCCTTTTACCTCTGAGAACTTTGACGAGGATGGCAACCCCAAAGCCAACCCCAAGACCTTCATGGTAGATGAAGTGCAGGAGGGTGTAGACTATGCAGTAATGATCAGCACCTGCTCGGGGGCATGGCGCTATATCATTGGCGACGTGATACGCTTTACCAATGCCAAAGAGCACGAGATAGCCATCAGTGGCCGTACCAAGCAGTTCCTCAGCCTGTGTGGCGAGCACATGTCTGTCGACAATATGAACAAGGCGATAGACACTGTATCTAAGAAGCTGAAGATCGACATACGCGAGTTTGCTGTAGCCGGCATGGCGCATGAGAACCTGTTTGCCCACCGCTGGTACATTGGCTGCGACGACAAGTGCGCCGATGCCAAAGACATACGCCGCATACTGGATGAGACCCTCGCCGAGATCAACGACGACTATGCTGTAGAACGCACGTCGGCGCTTAAAGAGGTGTTCGTTGAGGTGCTGCCGAATGATGTCTTCATCGACTACCTGCGCT
It encodes:
- a CDS encoding glycosyltransferase family 9 protein; this translates as MKVLVIRFSSIGDIVLTTPIVRCIKQQKPGAEVHFLTKESFRSIVAYNPYIDKAHYMNEDLPAVIEDLKKEKFDVVIDLHRNIRSARVKKALKTKSYTFDKLNIRKWLLVNFKMDTMPDKSIVDRYFECIRPLGIKNDGQGLDYFVPKNAVLKNSDLPMSHWAGYVACVIGGSYNTKKLPVEKWREFISKVPYPVILLGGPEDREEGQQIAEGNNIKVYNSCGKFNLNESAYIVEKAKVIVSNDTGLMHVAAAFNKPVISLWGNTSPEMGMFPYYGYNNLNTTVSPNSIILENKGLSCHPCSKLGYNKCPKGHFKCMKELNMNDLTEFVKKLWNTSQR
- a CDS encoding methyltransferase RsmF C-terminal domain-like protein; protein product: MAALPEQLLRELETVKGFDRENFEAAHRQPAAVSVRLHPVKGAGVFADNTPVPWCETGRYLDARPVFTLDPLYHAGAYYVQEASSMFLDHMIRQLLPERSGLRALDLCGAPGGKSTLVASLLEPDSLLVCNEVIRTRASILEENISRWGYMNTWVTSNDPKDFGKLTGYFDLIVTDAPCSGSGLFRKDAAALNEWSESNVLLCSQRQQRILADVWPALKEDGILIYATCSYSQQEDEEILDWLATEFEVESLPVPVNEEWGIVQVTTAKGMFGYRFFPHRVKGEGFFIAALRKKEAEKTIAYTKYKSTHDKKAHLQAAHVLNFADWLCVPTGEEYSAIRSEHEADMHLLSKYVYLRRTGLPIGSPTAKEWLPAHDIALSIDRSSSIATLEVSKEQALKFLKKEDAELPQVDKGWYLVTYKGLGLGWVKALGNRFNNYLPKHWRIRMDINDTD
- the purB gene encoding adenylosuccinate lyase, producing the protein MELSALTAISPVDGRYRSQLAALAPYFSEFGLIRYRVRVEVEYFLFLAEKKIFKLPAAAKPAKLRTIYQDFTEADAQQIKTIERTTNHDVKAVEYFLKEKLKALGAGDAVEWVHFGLTSQDVNNTSVPLSWKEALEEQFLPMLQNVVLSLRKMSKSWEGIPMLARTHGQPASPTTLGKEWMVFVERLEGQIQQLSHVPFAAKFGGATGNFNAHYVTFPDRDWVRFGNDFVNNKLGLERMQYTTQIEHYDNLAAQFDALKRINTILIDLSRDIWSYISMDYFKQKVKEGEVGSSAMPHKVNPIDFENAEGNFGIANAIYEHLAAKLPISRLQRDLTDSTVLRNVGVPMAHSFLALRSLEKGLNKLLLNKDKMKQDLDANWAVVAEAIQTVLRRENYPQPYEALKALTRGKSGINKEDIHNFINTLKVSAKVKKELKSITPHNYVGVPFKL
- a CDS encoding acyltransferase family protein; protein product: MSKPASSKRIYGLDILRAAAILFVMQSHSLTYLEPIFNVHYYWLFILDGVSIFFVLSGFLIGGILIKTIDNNEASPGNLWQFWIRRWFRTLPNYFLILLMLLPAYRYAFGQFPDKALQFFSFTQNFASPHPDFFGEAWSLSVEEWFYLLVPAGLFLLTALAKAPKRLTILSWICFVLVSITCYRLYTNLAHPEYFANHTWDRYIRKTVLTRMDSIMFGVLGAYLCYYFPKLWNARKNALFIAGILLLFGARIMGTLSDFYYQHFDLSVQAIGVLLLLPKLRSISTGKGPAFRFLSFISVISYSMYLLNFTIVQKVLIAGILKVTGANMQSSVAACLLAYTLFWSLTIGLAYLLYRFYERPMMNLRERFASKTEEPMPPADAIPRL
- a CDS encoding alkaline phosphatase D family protein, which produces MKICVHFALLLFLCAFAPSIHAQVFIAGPMAGHVSRNTANIWIEAAEDVSKMQIAYWPASDSLQRKSFDYYGELSKRFNTAVFTINELNPATTYYYEITASGSAHNGAIRNSFTTQPEREVVDFSFLTGSCAANVLDTSIFTSMANTPADFMVWLGDNWYLPNKIPRSEILWQGAYHVRSMPILQPLFRAMPHYATWDDHDYGPNDSDKDFPLKEDARRAFIDYWANPSYGQDDRGIYTSFTYGDVKFIMLDDRWWRSSDKEPAMIDGNKNKSKLMFGKEQMDWLKKELKSSDATFNIIVSGSQMLNEYTKYDCFYQFPEEYDELMNYIEKKKIEGVIFFTGDRHHSEIIRVNRRRHYPLYDVTVSPFTSNVHKVDKELNNPLRVPGTLVDQKQNYARVSVSGKAGSRKLRVEYLGLKGEKLAEWQVSEKELEYLW
- a CDS encoding GH3 family domain-containing protein produces the protein MALLGNIIARSLQIRKQFKLPVATPGAYQRHTLRQLLERGQYTKFGKFYGFDQILSKEVDFTTAFRERVPVHTYNEMFAQWWHRCLKGEENVTWPGKVKYFALSSGTSESASKHIPVTGDMIKSIKKVGFKQLYSLLDFKVPSKVFSTGVLMLGGTTSLYEKGGYFEGDMSGISAKNMPKWISNFFYKPGQKISKRPKWEDRIKLIVRKAPQWDVATVCGVPAWVQIVLEQVIEYHGVKNIHEIWPNLSVYIHGGVSFEPYKESFKKLLGRDITYIETYMASEGSFGFKAKPDGSGIKLVLNAGIFFEFVPFTSENFDEDGNPKANPKTFMVDEVQEGVDYAVMISTCSGAWRYIIGDVIRFTNAKEHEIAISGRTKQFLSLCGEHMSVDNMNKAIDTVSKKLKIDIREFAVAGMAHENLFAHRWYIGCDDKCADAKDIRRILDETLAEINDDYAVERTSALKEVFVEVLPNDVFIDYLRSVGKEGAMSKFPRVLKGPALASWEDYLEKNKVKVMSKAK